The following coding sequences lie in one Actinomycetota bacterium genomic window:
- a CDS encoding regulatory protein RecX — MVVGRRAAVRKRRVQPGGGAPLDGERAGSADAAHAAALRLLTSRARTLAELRQRLEDRGFEAAAVAETLDRLERVGLVDDAALAQTVAEGRAERGLDAPAIAAELRDRGVDPAVAERAAHAAVPAEDRADRCRQVAEARLAQLAGLPAPTQLRRLATYLARRGYPPELAESVARDLVGFD; from the coding sequence ATGGTGGTCGGGCGACGGGCGGCGGTCAGGAAACGGCGGGTGCAGCCGGGGGGAGGAGCGCCGCTGGACGGCGAGCGGGCGGGGTCGGCGGACGCCGCCCACGCCGCCGCCCTGCGGCTGCTCACGAGCCGGGCGCGGACCCTGGCCGAGTTGCGGCAGCGGCTGGAGGACCGTGGCTTCGAGGCGGCCGCGGTCGCCGAGACGCTCGACCGGCTGGAACGGGTGGGCCTGGTCGACGACGCCGCCCTGGCCCAGACGGTCGCCGAGGGCCGGGCGGAGCGGGGGCTGGACGCGCCCGCGATCGCCGCCGAGCTCCGCGACCGCGGCGTCGACCCGGCGGTGGCGGAACGGGCCGCCCACGCCGCCGTTCCGGCCGAGGACCGCGCCGACCGCTGCCGCCAGGTCGCCGAGGCCCGGCTCGCCCAGCTCGCCGGCCTCCCCGCCCCGACCCAGCTCCGGCGGCTGGCGACCTACCTGGCCCGCCGCGGCTACCCGCCCGAGCTCGCCGAGTCC
- the recA gene encoding recombinase RecA — VEIYGPEASGKTTLALHIIAEAQKAGGIAAFVDAEHALDVTYARNLGVNTDELLISQPDTGEQALEIADMLVRSGAIDVIVVDSVAALVPRAEIEGEMGDSHVGLQARLMSQALRKLSGTISKSKTTAIFINQLREKIGVLFGSPETTSGGRALKFYASVRLDVRRIESLKDGPEVVGNRTRAKVVKNKLAPPFRSAEFDVIYGQGISKEGSLLDVGVDVGLIKKSGAWFTYDGDQLGQGRENSRNFLRDNPELAREIEEKIKAQLGVGLPPAPTPADLDADPTQAKGAAKEQDKL; from the coding sequence GGTCGAGATCTACGGTCCCGAGGCCTCGGGCAAGACGACCCTGGCCCTGCACATCATCGCCGAGGCCCAGAAGGCTGGCGGCATCGCCGCCTTCGTCGACGCCGAGCACGCCCTGGACGTGACCTACGCCCGCAACCTCGGGGTCAACACCGACGAGCTGCTGATCTCCCAGCCGGACACCGGCGAGCAGGCCCTCGAGATCGCCGACATGCTGGTCCGCTCGGGCGCCATCGACGTCATCGTAGTCGACTCCGTGGCCGCCCTGGTCCCCCGGGCCGAGATCGAGGGCGAGATGGGCGACTCCCACGTCGGCCTCCAGGCCCGTCTCATGAGCCAGGCCCTCCGCAAGCTCTCCGGCACCATCTCCAAGTCCAAGACCACCGCCATCTTCATCAACCAGCTCCGCGAGAAGATCGGGGTGCTGTTCGGCTCGCCCGAGACCACCTCCGGGGGGCGGGCGCTCAAGTTCTACGCCTCGGTCCGGCTGGACGTGCGGCGGATCGAGTCGCTGAAGGACGGTCCCGAGGTCGTCGGCAACCGGACCAGGGCCAAGGTGGTCAAGAACAAGCTGGCCCCGCCCTTCCGCTCGGCCGAGTTCGACGTCATCTACGGCCAGGGGATCTCCAAGGAGGGGAGCCTGCTCGACGTCGGCGTGGATGTCGGTCTCATCAAGAAGTCGGGGGCCTGGTTCACCTACGACGGGGACCAGCTCGGTCAGGGACGTGAGAACTCCCGCAACTTCCTCCGCGACAACCCCGAGCTCGCCCGCGAGATCGAGGAGAAGATCAAGGCCCAGCTGGGCGTCGGCCTCCCGCCCGCCCCCACTCCCGCCGACCTCGACGCCGATCCCACCCAGGCCAAGGGAGCAGCGAAGGAGCAGGACAAGCTCTGA